One Glycine max cultivar Williams 82 chromosome 6, Glycine_max_v4.0, whole genome shotgun sequence DNA segment encodes these proteins:
- the LOC100816301 gene encoding BAG family molecular chaperone regulator 1-like, which translates to MVKDGSKLELLVDIESRERRILETLKIAKKEKTLKSLTEIKGEVDKLAKNVAALEAATSTGGVIAELDIQTLTENLMRTLIALDEIYGEGELKLQRRKQVREEAVGFA; encoded by the exons ATGGTCAAAGATGGATCAAAATTGGAGCTGCTTGTGGACATTGAGAGTAGAGAAAGAAGGATACTTGAGACGTTAAAAATTGCTAAGAAGGAGAAGACATTAAAATCCTTGACAGAAATAAAGGGGGAGGTTGATAAACTTGCCAAGAAT GTAGCAGCTTTGGAAGCTGCTACTTCCACAGGTGGGGTTATAGCAGAGTTAGATATACAGACCTTGACAGAGAATTTGATGAGAACATTGATTGCATTGGATGAAATTTATGGTGAGGGTGAACTGAAATTGCAGAGAAGAAAGCAG GTACGTGAGGAAGCTGTTGGATTTGCATAG
- the LOC121175000 gene encoding uncharacterized protein produces the protein MDRSWMRASGITAEYGTGVEQFLQFTEMHAPSLRGKYFCLCVKCANGRHQMLNEIRSHLICHGVIPNYTNWIWHGELPENPTLSHTEAVDVDTGCRIEEMIRDLGQDGFRQAHAPLDDKIENDSKTHLYSGCTTFTRLYAVLALVNLKARFGWSDKSFTELLVLLKKLLPEDNMLPKSQYKAKNILCPVGMEYQKIHACPNDCILYRNEYAKMRTCPTSGVSRYKVNNHEESDVATAENSHPTKVCWYLPIIQRFRRLFANRYDAKQLMWHVEGRKIDGLLRHPADSPQWKAFDALFPNFGNEARNLRLGLAFDGMNPFGNLNTSHSSWPVLLMIYNLPPWLCMKRKYIMLCMMIAGPRQPSNDIDVYLTPASKISKPVPSISTIEESFQWISRK, from the coding sequence atggatcgaagttggatgagaGCATCCGGCATCACTGCTGAGTATGGGACTGGGGTGGAACAGTTTCTCCAATTTACCGAAATGCATGCCCCCTCCTTGCGCGGCAAATATTTTTGTCTATGTGTAAAATGTGCAAATGGTAGACACCAAATGCTAAATGAAATAAGATCACATCTAATATGTCACGGGGTGATTCCAAATTACACAAATtggatatggcatggggaaTTGCCAGAAAATCCAACATTGTCTCACACTGAGGCAGTCGATGTAGATACGGGTTGTCGTATAGAGGAAATGATTCGCGACCTAGGGCAGGATGGTTTTCGGCAAGCACATGctcctttggatgacaaaataGAGAATGATTCAAAGACTCATTTGTATTCTGGGTGTACAACATTCACAAGGTTGTATGCGGTCTTAGCTTTGGTCAACTTGAAGGCACGATTTGGATGGAGTGACAAGAGCTTTACTGAATTGCTAGTGTTATTGAAAAAGTTGCTTCCTGAAGATAACATGTTGCCAAAGAGTCAATACAAGGCGAAGAATATCTTATGTCCAGTGGGAATGGAGTACCAGAAAATCCATGCATGTCcaaatgattgcatattgtataGAAATGAGTATGCAAAAATGCGCACATGCCCAACAAGTGGTGTATCCCGCTACAAGGTCAACAACCATGAAGAGAGTGATGTTGCAACTGCAGAGAATAGTCATCCAACAAAGGTttgttggtatcttccaataatacaAAGGTTTAGGAGATTGTTTGCTAATAGATATGATGCAAAACAGTTGATGTGGCATGTTGAAGGCAGAAAAATTGATGGATTGCTCCGACATCCGGCTGATAGTCCGCAATGGAAGGCATTCGATGCTTTGTTTCCTAATTTTGGGAATGAGGCCAGAAATCTAAGGCTTGGTCTTGCCTTCGATGGAATGAACCCTTTTGGTAACTTAAACACCAGTCACAGTTCATGGCCTGTTTTGCTGATGATTTATAAccttcctccttggttgtgcatgaaacGGAAGTACATAATGCTTTGCATGATGATAGCAGGACCAAGACAACCTAGTAATGATATTGACGTATATCTAACTCCGGCATCGAAGATTTCTAAACCAGTTCCATCCATATCGACGATTGAAGAAAGCTTTCAATGGATCTCAAGAAAATGA